The Gammaproteobacteria bacterium genome has a segment encoding these proteins:
- the aceE gene encoding pyruvate dehydrogenase (acetyl-transferring), homodimeric type — protein MRRTDGGQELSDKISDFRRFDDIDPEETQEWLESMDSVLRTNGAGRAHFLLNQMIDHARRSGAYLPYSPNTAYLNTIPVAQQPEYPGDRALERRLEAYIRWNALAMVVRTNKASSEYGGHIATYASSATLYEVGFNHFWRAAGEKHAGDLIYIQGHSSPGIYARAFVEGRLTEQQLARFRREVGGGGLSSYPHPWLMPDFWQFPTVSMGLGPMMAVFQARFLRYLEHRGIMPESDRKVWCFLGDGEMDEPESMGAITMPVRERLDNLIFVINCNLQRLDGPVRGNGKIIQELEAAFCGAGWNVIKVLWGSRWDPLLAADQQGLLRRVMEESVDGEYQACKAFGGAYTREHFFGKYPELKEMVANMSDEDIWRLNRGGHDFVKVFAAYERAVKHTGSPTVILAKTVKGFGMGASGESRMTAHQAKKVDMEDLKAFRDRFNLPVSDSEIDSVPFLMPPKDSDELRYLHERRKTLGGFLPARAVVKAKPLEIPGLETFKTELDGSGEREVSTTMAFVRVLTRLMRDPNVGQYVVPIVADEARTFGIEGLFRQVAMYSSVGQLYRPHDADQLSYYREDKKGQILQEGINEAGAFCSWLAAGTSYANNGVNMIPFYIFYSMFGFQRIGDFIWAAGDMQARGFLLGGTAGRTTLAGEGLQHQDGHSHILAPNVPNCVAYDPAYGYELTVIVHDGMRRMFQQGERVFYYITCMNENYVQPPMPPGVKDGILRGMYQLHVGSPGKLRVQLLGSGTILREVLGAAEILERDFRIPADVWSVTSFSELRREGLDCERWNMLHPLSKPRHSYVQRTLGRQGGPFVAATDYVRSVPDQIRSWVPGRYVTLGTDGFGRSDSRAALREHFEVTRKHVVVAALKALADDGEIEATVVDKAIGTLGIDRDRPHPVTL, from the coding sequence ATGCGGCGCACTGATGGCGGGCAGGAATTGAGCGACAAGATCTCGGATTTCCGCCGTTTCGACGACATCGATCCGGAGGAGACGCAGGAGTGGCTGGAGTCGATGGACTCCGTGCTGCGGACCAATGGTGCCGGCCGGGCGCATTTCCTGCTCAACCAGATGATCGACCACGCGCGTCGTTCCGGCGCGTACCTGCCCTACAGTCCCAACACCGCATATCTCAACACCATCCCGGTTGCGCAACAGCCCGAGTACCCGGGCGATCGTGCGCTCGAGCGGCGCCTCGAGGCCTATATCCGCTGGAACGCGCTCGCGATGGTGGTGCGCACCAACAAAGCGAGCAGCGAGTACGGCGGCCACATCGCTACTTATGCGTCTTCGGCCACGCTGTACGAGGTCGGTTTCAACCATTTCTGGCGCGCTGCCGGCGAGAAACATGCAGGCGATCTCATCTATATCCAGGGCCATTCCTCGCCTGGTATTTACGCGCGCGCATTCGTCGAGGGCCGCCTGACCGAGCAGCAGCTCGCCCGCTTCCGCCGCGAAGTGGGCGGCGGCGGCCTGTCGTCGTACCCGCATCCCTGGTTGATGCCGGACTTCTGGCAGTTCCCGACGGTATCGATGGGGCTCGGCCCCATGATGGCGGTTTTCCAGGCGCGGTTCCTGCGTTACCTGGAGCATCGCGGGATCATGCCCGAGTCCGACCGCAAGGTCTGGTGTTTCCTCGGCGACGGCGAGATGGACGAGCCCGAGTCCATGGGCGCCATCACCATGCCAGTGCGCGAGCGGCTCGACAACCTGATCTTCGTGATCAATTGCAACCTGCAGCGCCTCGACGGCCCGGTGCGGGGCAACGGCAAGATCATCCAGGAGCTCGAAGCGGCTTTCTGCGGCGCGGGCTGGAACGTGATCAAGGTGCTGTGGGGTTCGCGCTGGGACCCCTTGCTCGCGGCCGACCAGCAGGGACTCCTGCGGCGCGTGATGGAAGAGTCGGTGGACGGCGAGTACCAGGCCTGCAAGGCCTTCGGTGGTGCCTACACGCGTGAGCACTTCTTCGGCAAATACCCCGAGCTCAAGGAGATGGTGGCCAACATGTCCGACGAGGACATCTGGCGCCTGAACCGCGGTGGGCACGACTTCGTGAAGGTCTTTGCCGCCTACGAACGCGCGGTGAAGCACACCGGCAGCCCGACCGTGATCCTCGCCAAGACCGTGAAGGGCTTTGGCATGGGCGCCTCCGGCGAGAGCCGCATGACTGCGCACCAGGCGAAGAAGGTCGACATGGAGGATCTGAAGGCGTTCCGCGATCGCTTCAACCTGCCTGTGTCAGACAGCGAGATCGACTCCGTGCCGTTCCTGATGCCACCGAAGGACAGCGACGAACTGCGTTACCTGCACGAGCGGCGCAAGACGCTCGGCGGCTTCCTGCCGGCCAGGGCGGTCGTGAAGGCAAAGCCGCTGGAGATTCCCGGGCTCGAGACATTCAAGACCGAACTCGATGGCTCCGGCGAACGCGAAGTCTCCACCACCATGGCTTTCGTGCGCGTGCTGACGCGCCTGATGCGCGATCCGAATGTCGGCCAGTACGTCGTGCCGATCGTCGCCGACGAAGCGCGGACCTTCGGCATCGAAGGACTGTTCCGGCAGGTGGCGATGTACTCCTCGGTGGGCCAGTTGTACCGGCCGCACGACGCCGACCAACTCAGTTACTACCGCGAGGACAAGAAGGGCCAGATCCTGCAGGAAGGAATCAACGAGGCCGGCGCGTTCTGTTCCTGGCTCGCGGCCGGGACCAGTTACGCCAACAACGGCGTCAACATGATTCCCTTCTATATTTTCTACTCCATGTTCGGCTTCCAGCGCATCGGTGACTTCATCTGGGCGGCCGGCGACATGCAGGCGCGCGGGTTCCTCCTCGGTGGCACCGCGGGGCGCACGACGCTGGCCGGGGAAGGCCTGCAGCACCAGGACGGGCACAGCCATATCCTCGCGCCGAACGTGCCGAACTGCGTCGCCTACGATCCCGCCTACGGCTACGAGCTGACGGTGATCGTCCACGACGGCATGCGCCGCATGTTCCAGCAGGGCGAGCGGGTCTTTTATTACATCACCTGCATGAACGAGAACTACGTGCAGCCGCCGATGCCCCCCGGCGTGAAGGACGGCATCCTGCGCGGCATGTACCAGTTGCACGTCGGCAGCCCGGGCAAACTGCGCGTGCAACTGCTCGGTTCGGGCACGATCCTGCGCGAAGTCCTCGGCGCGGCGGAGATCCTCGAGCGCGACTTCCGCATCCCGGCCGACGTCTGGAGCGTTACCAGCTTCTCCGAGCTGCGTCGTGAAGGGCTCGACTGCGAACGCTGGAACATGCTGCACCCACTCTCCAAGCCGCGGCATTCCTACGTGCAGCGCACGCTCGGCCGCCAGGGCGGACCGTTCGTCGCGGCCACGGATTACGTGCGTAGCGTCCCGGACCAGATCCGATCGTGGGTGCCAGGGCGCTACGTCACCCTCGGCACCGACGGCTTCGGGCGCAGCGACTCGCGCGCGGCGCTGCGCGAGCACTTCGAGGTTACGCGTAAGCACGTCGTCGTGGCAGCGCTCAAGGCGCTCGCGGACGACGGCGAGATCGAGGCCACGGTGGTGGACAAGGCGATCGGGACACTCGGCATCGATCGGGACCGGCCGCACCCGGTGACCCTGTAG
- a CDS encoding leucyl aminopeptidase family protein, with amino-acid sequence MSDLLPAHTALRISQSHGSVGARAVADLDHLIVIVPQTPRASAWESVPDGTRLRREFQRLGADEHRLLRSRLNNAAGTGITVARLPKPWRDASHAFPCLKFAGELVAEALASQPRTLGLLIAGVDAERAGRLARAVTLAAGASAFQLPEFRRKRSPRPRLQRLRLLGIAARIDTARLLAEIEAANLARWLTALPPNRLTAASYRELVGQMAEHHEWNMRFLDTAALKRLGAGAFLAVAQGNATPDAGIVHLSWRPRGRSRPDVALVGKGIIFDTGGTNLKPFRAMLDMHQDMCGSAVALAVLLAVTRLKLPLAIDCWLAITENRLSERSYKSRDVVSAADGTSIEVIHTDAEGRMALADTLALAARERPRLLLDYATLTGQCINALTDRYSGVFSNRPALADLLVQTGRACGERVWTFPMDEDFDEELKSTVADVAQCSVENEGDHILAARFLQRFVPETLPWAHIDLSAATRKKGLGQVPAGPTGFGVRLTLALLGDRGADLDSLLGAPPARG; translated from the coding sequence ATGTCAGATCTTCTGCCGGCCCATACGGCCCTGCGCATCTCGCAGTCCCACGGCTCCGTCGGCGCCAGAGCGGTCGCGGACCTCGACCACCTGATCGTGATCGTGCCGCAGACGCCGCGGGCATCTGCCTGGGAGTCCGTGCCCGACGGCACACGGTTGCGGCGCGAGTTTCAGCGGCTTGGCGCTGACGAACACCGCCTGCTGCGCAGCCGCCTGAACAATGCGGCTGGCACCGGCATCACGGTCGCGCGGCTGCCGAAGCCCTGGCGCGACGCGAGTCACGCCTTTCCCTGCCTGAAGTTCGCCGGCGAACTGGTCGCGGAGGCGCTTGCCTCGCAGCCGCGCACGCTCGGGCTGCTGATCGCCGGAGTGGACGCAGAACGCGCCGGACGACTGGCCCGCGCAGTGACGCTCGCCGCCGGCGCGAGCGCGTTCCAGCTCCCGGAGTTCCGTCGCAAGCGCAGCCCGCGGCCACGCCTGCAGCGCCTGCGCCTGCTCGGGATCGCGGCCCGCATCGACACAGCGCGGCTGCTCGCGGAGATCGAAGCGGCCAATCTTGCCCGCTGGCTCACTGCGCTGCCGCCGAACCGGCTGACGGCGGCGAGCTATCGCGAACTCGTGGGCCAGATGGCCGAGCACCACGAGTGGAACATGCGCTTCCTCGACACCGCTGCGCTGAAACGGCTCGGCGCGGGCGCCTTCCTCGCGGTGGCGCAGGGCAATGCCACCCCCGACGCCGGCATCGTCCATCTCTCGTGGCGTCCGCGCGGCCGCAGCCGGCCCGACGTCGCGCTCGTCGGCAAGGGCATCATCTTCGACACCGGCGGCACCAACCTCAAGCCGTTCCGCGCCATGCTCGACATGCACCAGGACATGTGCGGCAGCGCCGTCGCGCTCGCAGTCCTGCTTGCCGTCACACGCCTGAAGCTGCCGCTCGCGATCGACTGCTGGCTCGCCATCACCGAGAACCGCCTGAGCGAACGTTCCTACAAGTCGCGCGACGTGGTCAGCGCCGCCGACGGCACCAGCATCGAAGTGATTCACACCGACGCGGAGGGACGCATGGCACTGGCCGACACGCTGGCGCTGGCCGCGCGCGAACGTCCGCGTCTGCTGCTCGACTACGCAACGCTCACCGGGCAGTGCATCAATGCGCTCACCGACCGCTACAGCGGGGTCTTCAGCAACCGGCCGGCGCTCGCCGATCTGCTGGTGCAGACCGGACGCGCATGCGGGGAGCGTGTCTGGACGTTCCCGATGGATGAGGACTTCGACGAGGAGCTGAAATCCACCGTCGCCGACGTGGCGCAGTGCTCGGTCGAGAACGAGGGCGACCACATCCTGGCCGCGCGCTTCCTGCAGCGCTTCGTGCCGGAGACGCTGCCCTGGGCGCATATCGACCTCAGCGCCGCCACGCGCAAGAAGGGGCTCGGCCAGGTTCCGGCCGGCCCGACGGGGTTCGGCGTGCGCCTGACGCTGGCGCTGCTTGGCGATCGCGGCGCCGACCTCGATTCCTTGCTGGGCGCACCGCCCGCCCGCGGCTGA
- the rnt gene encoding ribonuclease T, translating into MPAIVTMAERFRGFLPVVVDVETGGFNAQTDALLEIAAVLLRFDPAGNLGRGPTVAHHVLPFPGANLDPAALQVTGIDPAHPLRPAIPERDALQRVFREVRNEMKAAGCTRAVLVGHNAHFDLGFLNEAIARCAVKRSPFHPFAIFDTASLAGVAFGQTVLARAALAAGLGWDESRAHTAVYDAEITADLFCTVVNRFKPVYAAVEPSGDAPPLRADDSRSA; encoded by the coding sequence ATGCCAGCCATCGTGACCATGGCCGAGCGTTTCCGCGGCTTCCTGCCGGTCGTGGTGGACGTGGAGACCGGCGGCTTCAACGCGCAGACCGACGCGTTGCTCGAGATCGCTGCGGTCCTGCTGCGCTTCGATCCGGCGGGCAACCTCGGCCGCGGCCCCACCGTCGCACACCACGTGCTGCCATTTCCGGGCGCGAACCTGGATCCGGCGGCGCTGCAGGTCACCGGCATCGACCCGGCTCATCCCCTGCGGCCGGCGATTCCCGAACGCGATGCTCTGCAGCGAGTGTTTCGCGAAGTCCGCAACGAAATGAAGGCGGCCGGCTGCACGCGCGCGGTACTCGTCGGCCACAACGCGCACTTCGATCTCGGCTTTCTGAACGAGGCGATCGCGCGCTGCGCGGTCAAGCGCAGCCCGTTCCACCCGTTTGCCATTTTCGACACGGCATCGCTTGCCGGGGTCGCATTCGGCCAGACCGTGCTGGCCCGCGCTGCGCTCGCCGCCGGGCTCGGCTGGGACGAAAGCCGCGCCCACACGGCCGTGTACGACGCCGAAATTACTGCTGATCTCTTTTGCACCGTCGTCAACCGCTTCAAGCCGGTTTATGCGGCTGTCGAGCCAAGCGGCGATGCGCCGCCGCTGCGCGCGGACGACTCCCGGAGCGCTTGA
- a CDS encoding urate hydroxylase PuuD, with protein MVLVALFLPGDFSLAVLDRWLHIVSGVMWIGLLYYFNVVQIPALAAAGADKGGPGGAGITKYVAPRALLWFRWAAVVTAISGILFIEFEYRAAGGGFMQVMTLREGYATIGIGAWLGLIMLFNVWVLIWPNQKKVLGITPATDEQKASARRLATLASRTNFALSLPMLMCMGGQSHGLPF; from the coding sequence ATGGTGCTGGTCGCGTTGTTTCTTCCAGGCGACTTCAGCCTCGCCGTTCTCGACCGCTGGCTGCACATCGTCTCGGGCGTCATGTGGATCGGGCTGCTCTACTACTTCAACGTCGTGCAGATCCCGGCGCTGGCAGCGGCCGGAGCCGACAAGGGCGGGCCCGGCGGAGCCGGCATCACGAAGTATGTCGCACCGCGTGCCCTGCTGTGGTTTCGCTGGGCGGCCGTCGTCACCGCGATTTCCGGGATTCTCTTCATCGAGTTCGAGTACCGCGCTGCGGGCGGCGGATTCATGCAGGTCATGACCCTGCGGGAGGGCTATGCCACCATCGGCATCGGTGCCTGGCTCGGACTGATCATGCTGTTCAACGTCTGGGTGCTCATCTGGCCCAATCAGAAAAAGGTGCTCGGCATCACGCCGGCGACCGACGAGCAGAAGGCCAGCGCGCGACGGCTCGCCACCCTGGCCTCGCGCACGAACTTCGCCTTGTCCCTGCCGATGCTCATGTGCATGGGCGGCCAGAGCCACGGCCTGCCCTTCTGA
- the nadC gene encoding carboxylating nicotinate-nucleotide diphosphorylase, with product MPATTAPSLPADLAEQVRAALAEDVGSGDLTAALVPTRQVAHAVLLTRDDAVLCGHAWLEEVFRQLDPGISVTWHAAEGASIAAGCTLCDLRGPARPLLTGERTALNFLQTFSAVATATRRYVDAVAGTGARILDTRKTIPGLRLAQKYAVRIGGGENHRIGLHDAILVKENHIVAAGSISAAVREARRLSPQVLLEVEVETLEQAGEAFAAGVDRLLLDNFPPGRLSAAVRLRDAQAPQTRLEASGGVSLENIRSIAVTGVDYISVGDLTKNIRAVDLSMRFRFTGG from the coding sequence GTGCCGGCCACCACTGCGCCTTCGCTGCCTGCCGACCTCGCCGAGCAGGTCCGTGCCGCGCTGGCGGAGGACGTGGGCAGTGGTGATCTCACCGCAGCACTCGTCCCGACCCGCCAGGTGGCGCATGCGGTCCTCCTGACCCGCGACGACGCCGTGTTGTGCGGGCACGCCTGGCTGGAAGAAGTATTCCGCCAACTCGATCCCGGTATTTCGGTGACCTGGCATGCGGCGGAAGGCGCTTCGATCGCCGCCGGCTGCACGCTGTGCGATCTGCGTGGTCCCGCACGACCGTTGCTCACCGGCGAGCGCACCGCGCTCAATTTCCTCCAGACCTTTTCTGCCGTTGCCACCGCCACGCGCCGTTACGTGGACGCAGTGGCCGGCACCGGTGCGCGGATACTCGACACGCGCAAGACCATCCCGGGGCTGCGGCTTGCGCAAAAATACGCCGTGCGGATCGGCGGCGGCGAGAATCACCGGATCGGACTCCACGATGCGATTCTCGTGAAAGAGAACCACATCGTCGCGGCGGGCAGCATCAGCGCCGCCGTGCGGGAAGCGCGCCGTCTCAGTCCACAGGTGCTCCTCGAGGTCGAGGTCGAGACGCTCGAGCAGGCGGGCGAGGCCTTTGCGGCGGGTGTCGATCGCCTGCTGCTCGACAACTTTCCGCCCGGGCGGCTGAGCGCCGCGGTGCGACTGCGCGATGCGCAGGCGCCGCAGACCCGGCTGGAAGCCTCAGGCGGCGTCAGCCTGGAGAACATCCGCAGCATTGCCGTGACCGGCGTCGATTACATTTCCGTGGGTGACCTGACCAAGAACATTCGTGCGGTGGACCTCTCCATGAGATTCCGCTTCACCGGCGGATGA
- a CDS encoding DUF4743 domain-containing protein translates to MAPAAPQGSDRTGQAADAACQSLVVAGQARGRIIARVAAALHGFADLFEPGSGGFALRDRGMSPAARSELLQQAALRLRDAGLVPGWRDERCALLDAAGVELARFERGAFRTLGLQNRAVHVNAWTTDGRLWIARRSERKATEPGKLDNLAAGAIAAGESACQCAQRELWEEAGVPATLAAGVVFPGRELRSLRPLPHGFHDEIIVCADLPLPDGFTPACQDGEVAGFLRMSPDEARSALAAGAFTVEAGLVLADWLARHG, encoded by the coding sequence ATGGCGCCGGCGGCACCGCAGGGCAGCGACCGCACCGGGCAGGCGGCGGATGCCGCCTGCCAATCGCTGGTCGTCGCCGGGCAGGCACGAGGGCGCATCATTGCGCGCGTGGCGGCGGCCTTGCACGGTTTCGCGGATCTGTTCGAACCCGGGAGCGGCGGCTTCGCATTGCGCGATCGCGGGATGTCGCCCGCGGCCCGCAGCGAACTATTGCAGCAGGCGGCGCTCCGCCTGCGGGATGCGGGGCTCGTGCCGGGCTGGCGCGACGAGCGCTGCGCGCTGCTCGATGCGGCTGGCGTCGAGCTGGCGCGCTTCGAGCGTGGCGCCTTCCGCACGCTCGGCCTGCAGAACCGCGCCGTGCACGTGAACGCATGGACCACCGACGGGCGGCTTTGGATTGCGCGGCGCAGCGAGCGCAAGGCGACCGAGCCGGGCAAGCTCGACAACCTGGCAGCCGGCGCCATCGCCGCCGGCGAGAGCGCATGCCAGTGCGCGCAGCGCGAGCTCTGGGAAGAAGCCGGCGTGCCGGCAACGCTTGCCGCCGGCGTCGTATTCCCCGGTCGCGAGCTGCGCAGCCTGCGACCTCTGCCCCACGGGTTCCACGACGAGATCATCGTCTGCGCCGACCTGCCGTTGCCCGACGGCTTCACGCCCGCCTGTCAGGATGGTGAGGTCGCCGGGTTCCTGCGCATGAGCCCGGACGAAGCGCGTTCGGCGCTCGCCGCCGGCGCGTTTACCGTCGAAGCAGGGCTCGTGCTCGCCGACTGGCTGGCACGGCACGGTTAG
- a CDS encoding peptidylprolyl isomerase, producing MTAKQYSAPPAMQLEDGASYRVSIDTEKGEIELELYPQHAPLTVNNFVFLVREGFYDGVTFHRVIADFMIQGGDPTGSGRGGPGYRFEDEVRGNPLRHERGVISMANAGPNTNGSQFFITHGPQPHLDGRHTVFGKVVRGLDVVDAIEQGDSMRKVTIL from the coding sequence ATGACCGCCAAGCAGTATTCCGCGCCACCGGCCATGCAACTCGAAGACGGTGCCAGTTATCGCGTGTCGATCGATACGGAGAAGGGCGAGATCGAGCTGGAGCTGTATCCGCAGCACGCCCCGTTGACGGTGAACAACTTCGTCTTCCTCGTTCGGGAGGGTTTCTATGACGGAGTGACCTTCCATCGGGTGATCGCGGATTTCATGATCCAGGGCGGTGACCCGACCGGGAGCGGCCGGGGAGGCCCCGGTTACCGCTTCGAGGACGAAGTCAGGGGCAACCCTCTTCGGCATGAGCGGGGCGTGATCTCGATGGCCAACGCCGGACCGAACACCAACGGCAGCCAGTTCTTTATTACCCACGGACCGCAGCCGCATCTGGACGGCCGTCACACGGTGTTCGGCAAGGTCGTGCGCGGGCTCGACGTGGTCGATGCCATCGAGCAGGGCGACAGCATGCGCAAGGTAACGATCCTCTAG
- a CDS encoding tetratricopeptide repeat protein, which translates to MHSDQIDQALGLLQDGRTQDAEALVRAILADDAFDAGANWLLGRILTQRGELPAALEHLRRATGSESPRAEYFMALATAEMRCGDTAAAAGSYARAAALHPGWFEALANLGIALAQLQRHHDAEAALRDALRIRPASAPVLTALTATLLALGRSAEAEASGRRAVTADPALPEAWTNLGVVLLERGQLTAAADACDRALAADPHCALAMYNLAQVRSEQWRAAEATTAFQRALELDPGYEPAWHAFLLNLLYDPEHTEATIHAAHLRWAERFAPVAATVPAATRARRDRIRVGYLSPDFRNHSCAWFLRPLFAAHDRAAIEIFAYSAVDRPDHFTEWFRAQADHWRDIRNSSDEVIAGRIRDDGLDILVDLAGHTRHQPLGVFALRPARVQVAWLGYPGTTGLGQIRFRLTDVHADPPGDADRHHSERLVRLPGGFLCYEPPADAPPVAALPASRHGCITFGSFNHIAKITPEVIATWAGVVCAVPRSRLVLKGRLLRHEETRSRIATAFATAGMDPGRLRLLPWLPHAQESLALYHDVDIALDTYPYNGTTTTFEALWMGVPVVTLRDQRHAGRVGASILSHLGREQWIAADADAYVGIARRLAADLPALASERAGLRQALARSTLTDASGFARRIERAYRELLDRHTPAP; encoded by the coding sequence TTGCATTCCGACCAGATCGACCAGGCGCTCGGCTTGCTTCAGGACGGGCGCACGCAGGACGCCGAAGCCCTGGTTCGTGCCATCCTCGCAGACGACGCCTTCGATGCCGGCGCGAACTGGCTCCTCGGCCGCATACTGACGCAGCGAGGCGAACTGCCGGCCGCCCTCGAGCACCTGCGCCGCGCAACCGGCAGCGAGTCGCCCCGGGCGGAATATTTCATGGCGCTCGCCACCGCCGAAATGCGTTGCGGCGATACGGCTGCAGCCGCGGGATCTTACGCGCGTGCCGCCGCGCTGCATCCCGGCTGGTTCGAGGCACTCGCCAACCTGGGCATTGCACTGGCGCAATTGCAACGCCACCACGACGCCGAAGCCGCCCTGCGGGATGCGCTGCGCATCCGGCCAGCGAGCGCGCCGGTACTGACGGCGCTGACGGCCACCCTGCTCGCCCTCGGCCGTTCGGCCGAGGCCGAGGCGAGCGGCCGGCGTGCCGTGACAGCCGACCCCGCCCTACCCGAAGCCTGGACCAATCTCGGCGTGGTGCTGCTGGAGCGCGGCCAATTGACCGCGGCCGCCGACGCCTGCGACCGGGCGCTCGCTGCCGACCCGCATTGCGCGCTGGCGATGTACAACCTCGCCCAGGTGCGTAGCGAACAATGGCGTGCTGCGGAGGCCACTACGGCCTTTCAACGCGCGCTCGAACTCGACCCCGGCTACGAGCCCGCCTGGCACGCATTCCTCCTCAATCTGCTCTACGACCCGGAGCACACTGAAGCCACGATCCACGCGGCCCACCTGCGCTGGGCGGAGCGCTTCGCCCCTGTTGCGGCCACCGTGCCCGCGGCCACCCGCGCCCGCCGCGACAGGATCCGCGTCGGCTACCTGTCGCCGGATTTCCGCAATCATTCCTGCGCCTGGTTTCTCCGGCCGCTGTTCGCCGCGCACGATCGCGCCGCGATCGAGATCTTTGCCTACTCGGCCGTGGACCGCCCCGACCACTTCACGGAATGGTTTCGCGCACAGGCGGATCATTGGCGCGACATCCGCAACTCCAGTGATGAAGTCATTGCCGGACGTATCCGCGACGACGGCCTCGACATCCTGGTGGATCTTGCCGGGCACACCCGGCACCAGCCGCTGGGCGTCTTCGCGCTGCGGCCCGCGCGGGTCCAGGTCGCGTGGCTGGGCTATCCCGGCACGACGGGGCTCGGACAGATCCGCTTTCGGCTCACCGATGTGCACGCCGACCCGCCGGGTGACGCCGACCGTCACCACAGTGAACGCCTGGTGAGGCTGCCCGGCGGGTTCCTGTGCTACGAACCGCCGGCGGATGCCCCGCCCGTGGCCGCGCTGCCGGCCTCCCGTCACGGCTGCATCACCTTCGGCTCATTCAACCACATCGCCAAGATCACTCCCGAGGTGATTGCGACCTGGGCCGGGGTCGTGTGCGCCGTGCCTCGCTCCCGGCTGGTGCTCAAGGGACGCCTGCTCCGCCACGAGGAGACGCGCAGCCGCATCGCGACCGCCTTCGCGACGGCTGGCATGGATCCCGGACGCCTGCGGCTGCTTCCCTGGTTGCCCCACGCGCAGGAGTCGCTCGCGCTCTACCACGACGTCGATATCGCCCTCGACACCTACCCGTACAACGGCACCACCACGACTTTCGAAGCGTTGTGGATGGGCGTCCCGGTGGTGACGTTGCGCGACCAGCGTCATGCCGGGCGCGTTGGCGCCTCCATCCTCAGCCACCTCGGCCGCGAGCAGTGGATCGCCGCGGACGCCGACGCCTACGTCGGGATCGCGCGCCGGCTGGCTGCGGACCTGCCCGCGCTGGCGAGCGAGCGTGCCGGACTCCGCCAGGCTCTGGCTCGGTCCACCCTCACCGACGCCTCCGGCTTCGCCCGCCGGATCGAACGGGCTTACCGCGAACTGCTGGATCGGCACACGCCAGCGCCATAA
- a CDS encoding 2OG-Fe(II) oxygenase, which produces MAGHTQSMYDVSWVIAAFSAAECDAILSAFATTPLRPGLLIPKGGVAEAADSAIRKSSICNVPQNPQTTWIYDRLRDVATLVNQGLKFELKGFDEGLQLARYSEGEFYDWHADLGAEVSALRKLTLVVQLTSPADYDGGEVEFFPAPVRAPKERGTVAVFPSYVPHRVLPVKRGPRWSLAAWIAGATPFR; this is translated from the coding sequence ATGGCCGGTCACACACAGTCCATGTACGACGTCTCCTGGGTCATTGCGGCTTTTTCCGCGGCGGAGTGCGACGCGATCCTCAGCGCCTTTGCCACGACGCCACTGCGCCCCGGTCTGCTGATCCCCAAGGGAGGCGTTGCCGAGGCGGCCGACAGCGCGATCCGCAAATCGTCCATCTGCAACGTGCCGCAGAACCCGCAGACCACCTGGATCTACGACCGGTTGCGGGATGTGGCCACCCTGGTCAACCAGGGGCTGAAGTTCGAGTTGAAGGGATTCGATGAAGGCCTGCAACTCGCCCGCTACTCGGAAGGGGAGTTCTACGACTGGCATGCGGATCTCGGTGCCGAAGTCAGCGCCTTGCGCAAATTGACACTGGTGGTGCAGCTGACTTCGCCCGCGGATTACGACGGCGGCGAGGTCGAGTTCTTTCCGGCACCGGTTCGCGCCCCGAAGGAACGCGGGACGGTGGCAGTGTTTCCCTCCTACGTGCCGCATCGCGTGCTGCCGGTGAAACGCGGCCCGCGCTGGTCGCTCGCGGCCTGGATCGCGGGCGCGACTCCGTTTCGCTGA
- the secB gene encoding protein-export chaperone SecB translates to MADPESGGSSTAKPAGCKLQLLFLKDLSFEAPNVPAVLFGHEQPELQYSIETHHELRGKDAFEVVLEVTVRAVGGGKTLFLVEVKQGGIFEMSGLTSDEMMVMLKTRAPEALYPYVRELVASLVSRGGFPRFQLPALDFARLFAEQHLERKRATPPVA, encoded by the coding sequence ATGGCTGATCCGGAATCCGGCGGCAGCAGCACTGCGAAGCCCGCCGGCTGCAAGCTGCAATTGCTGTTCCTGAAGGACCTGTCCTTCGAGGCACCCAATGTTCCCGCCGTGCTGTTCGGCCACGAGCAGCCGGAGTTGCAGTACTCGATCGAGACCCACCACGAACTGCGCGGCAAGGATGCCTTCGAGGTCGTGCTCGAGGTGACCGTCCGCGCGGTGGGCGGTGGCAAGACCCTGTTCCTCGTCGAAGTCAAGCAGGGCGGCATCTTCGAGATGTCCGGCCTGACCTCCGACGAAATGATGGTGATGCTCAAGACCCGCGCGCCCGAAGCGCTGTACCCCTATGTCCGCGAACTGGTCGCGTCACTGGTCAGCCGGGGCGGGTTTCCGCGTTTCCAGCTGCCGGCGCTCGATTTTGCCCGGCTCTTCGCCGAACAGCACCTGGAGCGCAAGCGCGCCACGCCGCCTGTTGCATGA